One region of Quercus lobata isolate SW786 chromosome 2, ValleyOak3.0 Primary Assembly, whole genome shotgun sequence genomic DNA includes:
- the LOC115961583 gene encoding zinc finger BED domain-containing protein RICESLEEPER 2-like, giving the protein MDNASSNLTTIKFLQRVTTYWNWTVLETEYMHMRCCAHILNLIVGEGLKEIDAFVARVREAVRYVKFSPNRNQTFRSFMERLGMESKSLLCLDAPTKWNSTYFMLETAEKFEKVFLRMDFEDDGYSSYFRTKEDSGGLGSPCMSDFQNCSAFVTFLRLFYNATKKFSGSLYVTLNAFFDEIFVIQELGKVMVYKVKDLLMKLYTFYCSINSPNVQEPSGSERTQMVGDASDPYVMVHSRYELFLEAEQFVGCSNEFEKYLAENCDGRKDVNFEVLGWWKNNSSRYPMLSKVAKDVLVVPVSTVAFELAFSTGGRIVDPF; this is encoded by the exons ATGGATAATGCTAGCTCCAATTTAACcacaattaaatttttgcaaagGGTAACAACATATTGGAATTGGACAGTTTTAGAAACTGAGTACATGCACATGAGGTGTTGTGCCCATATCCTAAATCTCATTGTTGGGGAGGGTTTGAAAGAAATTGATGCATTTGTTGCTAGGGTGCGTGAAGCTGTGAGGTATGTGAAGTTCTCGCccaatagaaatcaaacttttaGGAGTTTTATGGAGAGGTTAGGTATGGAGTCCAAGAGTCTTCTTTGTCTAGATGCACCTACTAAGTGGAACTCAACTTACTTTATGTTAGAAACTGCTGAAAAATTCGAGAAAGTATTCCTTAGGATGGACTTTGAAGATGATGGTTATTCATCATACTTTAGGACCAAGGAAGATAGTGGTGGTTTGGGATCTCCTTGTATGAGTGATTTCCAAAATTGTAGTGCATTTGTGACTTTCTTGAGGCTTTTTTACAATGCAACAAAGAAGTTCTCCGGCTCTTTGTATGTTACCTTAAATGCATTTTTTGATGAGATCTTTGTTATTCAGGAGT TGGGGAAAGTGATGGTTTATAAGGTGAAAGATCTTTTGATGAAGTTGTATACTTTTTACTGTTCTATTAATTCCCCAAATGTTCAAGAACCAAGTGGGAGTGAGAGGACACAAATGGTAGGTGATGCTAGTGATCCATATGTGATGGTTCACTCTCGATATGAGCTTTTCTTAGAAGCTGAGCAATTTGTAGGTTGTAGTAATGAGTTTGAAAAGTATTTGGCTGAAAATTGTGATGGTAGAAAGGATGTGAATTTTGAGGTATTGGGGTGGTGGAAGAACAATTCTAGTAGGTACCCAATGTTGTCCAAAGTGGCTAAGGATGTGCTGGTTGTACCAGTTTCAACTGTTGCATTTGAGTTAGCATTTAGCACTGGAGGCCGCATTGTTGATCCATTTTGa